From one Phocaeicola salanitronis DSM 18170 genomic stretch:
- a CDS encoding DMT family protein: protein MFTQGIYSVILLVFSNIFMTFAWYGHLKMREEFSWFAALPLIGVIAFSWAVAFFEYCLQVPANRLGFRDNGGPFDIMQLKVIQEVITLTVFTVFSMIAFKMELKWNHFAAFACLVLAVYFVFKK from the coding sequence ATGTTTACACAAGGAATTTATTCAGTCATTTTATTGGTTTTCTCCAACATCTTCATGACTTTCGCCTGGTACGGGCATCTGAAGATGCGTGAAGAGTTCAGCTGGTTCGCGGCATTGCCCCTCATCGGGGTCATTGCCTTCAGTTGGGCGGTCGCTTTTTTCGAATATTGCCTTCAGGTGCCAGCCAACCGGCTGGGGTTCCGCGACAACGGCGGCCCCTTTGATATCATGCAGCTCAAGGTCATCCAGGAGGTGATTACGCTCACCGTATTTACCGTGTTCTCGATGATTGCCTTCAAAATGGAGTTGAAATGGAATCATTTCGCCGCCTTCGCCTGCCTCGTGCTGGCGGTCTATTTCGTATTTAAGAAATAA
- a CDS encoding DUF4858 domain-containing protein, which translates to MSLLRRILFILSALSGALPAYAQNGKEKDIRLNEEAVRMIQFDFSGTEEAPREEMKAVTLDKPWMDFKKDLRLPRSLTDTARVKKPTGYVRMLPYTIWTRFGEDPVYDVLVLGRPEKWEMHWTLNPNAVSAEEYGRSLAPGRGMMYERAAGRIGGSTGAGAVVGGLDFLGFIYNNLTPRGRMLQHNRKHANAWKIYKDYLPTREDSLKFPTYNRLLPVYAPADTATASPGAAQDTLPAPKAPAAPAPDEDRFYKLIRQRQAEDSIRRQEFFRKDKSRGNAYDVEKQIRRMREERN; encoded by the coding sequence ATGAGCTTACTTCGCCGTATATTATTCATATTGTCTGCCTTGTCCGGCGCCTTGCCCGCATACGCCCAGAACGGGAAGGAGAAGGATATCCGCCTGAACGAAGAGGCTGTCCGGATGATTCAGTTCGACTTCAGCGGCACGGAAGAAGCGCCCCGCGAGGAGATGAAAGCCGTCACGCTGGACAAGCCTTGGATGGATTTCAAGAAAGACTTGCGCCTTCCGCGGAGCCTTACGGACACGGCAAGAGTGAAGAAACCTACAGGATACGTGCGGATGCTGCCTTATACTATCTGGACCCGTTTCGGCGAAGACCCGGTCTACGACGTGCTGGTGCTGGGCCGCCCGGAGAAATGGGAAATGCACTGGACGCTCAACCCCAATGCGGTTTCTGCGGAAGAATACGGGCGGAGCCTTGCCCCCGGAAGGGGGATGATGTATGAGCGTGCGGCAGGGCGCATCGGAGGCTCTACAGGTGCAGGAGCCGTTGTCGGAGGATTGGATTTCCTCGGATTCATCTACAACAACCTTACCCCGCGCGGGCGGATGCTGCAGCACAACCGCAAGCATGCCAACGCCTGGAAAATCTATAAAGACTACCTGCCTACGCGGGAGGACAGCCTGAAGTTTCCCACTTACAACCGCCTTCTTCCCGTTTATGCCCCGGCTGATACCGCCACGGCATCTCCCGGCGCGGCGCAAGACACCCTGCCCGCCCCGAAGGCTCCGGCTGCCCCAGCGCCCGACGAGGACCGTTTCTACAAGCTTATCCGCCAGCGCCAGGCAGAAGATTCCATCCGCCGCCAGGAGTTTTTCCGCAAAGACAAGTCGCGCGGGAATGCGTATGATGTGGAGAAGCAAATCCGGCGGATGCGGGAAGAGCGGAACTGA
- a CDS encoding ATP-binding protein — protein sequence MGKEEKLIHTINRRFNKGVVEYGLIDEGDKILVGLSGGKDSLALLELLAKRSRIYKPRFSVVAAHVVMSNIAYESDTGYLRTFSEALGVPFVGYEASFDPSTDTRKSPCFLCSWNRRKALFTVAKEQGCNKIALGHHQDDILETLLMNMTFQGAISTMPPRLVMRKFDMTIIRPLCLVHEAELSELARIRGYHKQLKNCPYEKDSYRTDMKEVLRTLERMNPEARYSLWNSMTNVQADLLPAYAERRGAKTRSNN from the coding sequence ATGGGAAAAGAAGAAAAACTGATACATACCATCAACCGGAGGTTTAATAAAGGAGTGGTGGAATATGGGCTGATAGACGAAGGCGACAAGATACTGGTGGGGCTTTCGGGAGGGAAAGACTCGCTGGCCCTGCTGGAATTGTTGGCAAAGCGTTCGCGCATTTACAAGCCGCGCTTTTCGGTGGTGGCGGCGCATGTCGTAATGTCGAATATCGCGTACGAGTCGGATACGGGCTACCTCCGTACATTCTCCGAGGCGTTGGGCGTGCCGTTCGTAGGCTATGAGGCTTCCTTCGACCCCTCAACCGACACCCGCAAGTCGCCCTGCTTCCTCTGCTCGTGGAACCGGCGGAAAGCATTGTTCACCGTGGCGAAAGAGCAGGGGTGCAACAAGATAGCCCTGGGGCATCATCAGGACGACATACTGGAAACCCTCCTGATGAACATGACGTTCCAGGGCGCCATCAGCACGATGCCCCCGCGCCTGGTGATGCGCAAGTTCGACATGACGATTATCCGTCCGTTATGCCTGGTACACGAAGCAGAGCTGTCGGAGCTGGCACGCATCCGCGGATATCATAAGCAGTTGAAGAATTGTCCTTATGAGAAAGATTCATACCGCACCGATATGAAGGAAGTGTTGCGCACCCTGGAGCGTATGAACCCCGAAGCCCGTTACAGCCTTTGGAACAGCATGACGAATGTTCAAGCGGATTTGCTTCCGGCTTATGCCGAACGCAGAGGCGCAAAGACGCGGAGTAATAATTGA
- a CDS encoding tetratricopeptide repeat protein: MKRKKHILAALLLALTCGGTAYAQTLNQAKEWFTEGKFAEAKPVFEKLVKRAPSNANYNFWYGACCFETGELAESQPYLEKSAARKVINAYLYLGKLYYTQYRFDDAVENLEEHIMWLEKKKRDTEEAERVLSRCRMAARMLRGTERVTVIDSFVVDKASFLSAYKLGKASGNIEMTDNGEGAVYTNEWGDKTLFPQTDEEGKTHLYSRMKLIDRWSDPQPLQGISQSGYSQNFPFLDSDGITLYYAAEDEESLGGYDIFITRYDSDENTYLRPDNIGMPFNSPANDYMYAIDEVNRLGWFASDRYQPEGKVCVYVFVPNESKEVYDYETSDPEDIIALASLKEIRKTQTSGNVVRNARQRLAQVTYAEDTKKKKNGDFRFVVDDNAVYHRLSDFVSEEAREQFRSYLQKEKDLNELQASLENLRTAYHESNQAGKDQLAPGILDKERRVKELQDEIAELETAIRNTELEKTKIR, encoded by the coding sequence ATGAAGAGGAAAAAACATATCCTTGCCGCCCTGCTCCTTGCCCTGACATGCGGAGGGACGGCATACGCCCAAACGTTAAACCAGGCAAAAGAATGGTTTACCGAAGGCAAGTTCGCCGAAGCCAAGCCTGTATTCGAGAAACTGGTGAAACGCGCCCCTTCGAACGCCAATTACAACTTCTGGTACGGGGCATGTTGTTTCGAAACCGGAGAACTGGCGGAATCGCAACCTTATCTTGAGAAAAGCGCAGCCCGGAAAGTGATTAACGCCTACCTCTATTTAGGCAAGCTTTACTACACCCAATACCGTTTTGACGATGCGGTAGAGAACCTGGAAGAGCACATCATGTGGCTGGAAAAGAAAAAACGGGATACCGAAGAGGCGGAACGGGTGCTCTCGCGGTGCAGGATGGCGGCACGCATGCTGCGCGGGACGGAACGGGTGACCGTAATCGATAGTTTTGTCGTGGATAAAGCCTCGTTCCTTTCCGCTTACAAGCTGGGCAAAGCTTCGGGAAACATCGAAATGACCGATAACGGAGAAGGCGCCGTCTATACCAATGAATGGGGAGACAAGACCCTCTTTCCGCAGACCGATGAGGAGGGGAAAACACACCTCTATTCACGCATGAAACTTATTGACCGCTGGAGCGACCCTCAGCCTTTGCAAGGGATAAGCCAGAGCGGGTACAGCCAGAACTTCCCGTTCCTCGATTCGGACGGCATCACCCTTTATTATGCCGCAGAGGACGAAGAAAGCCTGGGGGGCTACGACATTTTCATCACGCGCTACGACTCGGACGAGAACACGTACCTGCGCCCCGATAACATCGGCATGCCGTTCAACTCGCCGGCGAATGACTATATGTATGCCATCGACGAAGTGAACCGCCTCGGCTGGTTCGCGTCCGACCGCTACCAGCCCGAAGGCAAGGTATGCGTCTACGTGTTCGTCCCCAACGAATCGAAAGAAGTGTACGACTATGAGACCTCCGACCCTGAGGACATCATTGCCCTTGCCAGCCTGAAGGAAATCAGGAAAACACAAACCAGCGGCAATGTGGTGCGGAACGCCAGACAACGCCTGGCACAAGTGACGTATGCCGAGGATACGAAAAAGAAGAAGAACGGCGATTTCCGCTTTGTGGTGGATGACAATGCAGTCTATCACCGGCTTTCCGACTTCGTTTCGGAAGAAGCGCGCGAACAATTCCGCTCTTACCTCCAAAAGGAAAAAGACCTGAATGAGCTTCAGGCCTCGCTCGAAAACCTGCGCACCGCATATCATGAAAGCAACCAGGCGGGGAAAGACCAGCTTGCCCCCGGCATCCTGGACAAAGAGCGGCGCGTGAAAGAGCTGCAGGATGAAATCGCGGAACTGGAAACGGCTATACGGAATACGGAACTGGAGAAAACGAAAATAAGGTGA